The genomic interval GCGGATTCGGTGACGCCCAGATCCTCGGCCGCATCCTTCAGCTTGCCGCGCCGCGCGGCGGCGTGGAAGGCGCGCAGACCGGCGAAGGGCGGAAGCGGGCTCGCGGGCTCGGGCATGGCGGGAAAATACCGCCGTTCACGCACCCGCGTCGAGCGGACACGGCAACCGCAGGCTCGGATCACCCCGGCGAGGCTGGTATAGCGGCCCGCGCTGCCCATGCGCATGCCCATCAGCTCCCCCTGGAGGCCGCGTGAAGATCGTCATCCTGCTTGCGCTGGTCACGCTCGCCGAGGCGACCATCGGCGTCTTCGTCAAGCTGACGGCGGGCGCGATCCCGATCCAGACGCTGAACTTCTACGCGCTGGCGTTCGCGGCGCTCTTCCTGCGGGTCGGCCTGCCGCCGGCGACCGGCCTTCCCGTGCGCTTTCCCTGGAACAACCTGCGCGACACCGTCATCGTCGGGGCGCTGATCGCGGCGCAGATCAGCGTCTTCAACTTCGCCATGACCAGGGCCCCGATCGCCAACGTCGTCGTTTTCTGGAGCGTGGCGCCCTTCTTCGTCTTCATCTTCTCGGCGCTCTTCCTGGGCGAGCGGCCCCGGCGCGTGCACATCCTCATCTTCCTACTGGCGCTGGCCGGGATCTACGTGGCCAAGCCGCTGGAAGGCGGGCACATGGTGGGCAACCTCGTCGCGCTCGCCGACGGCGCGGTTTACGCCGCGATGGTCGTCTACCTGCGCTCGGAGGGCAAAACGGAAACCAGCAACGACATCCTCTGGTTCATGACGGCGGCGGCGATCTTCCTCTCCCCCGCGCTGGCGATCTTCGGGCCAGGGGACGTCACGCGCCTGCTCGCCTACGACGCGCTCCCGGTGGACCTGCCGGTGATGCTGTGGGCTGCCTGCCTGGGCGTGATCTCCACGGGCGTGGCCTACCTGTGCATCAGCATCGTGCTGCGGCGCATCAACGCGAACGTCTATTCGCTGGTGGACATCATCGTCTCGCCCATCGTGGCGGCGATCCTGGGCTACCTCGTCTTCGGCGAGGTGCCGGCGAGCAGCGTGGTGCTGGGCGGGGCGCTGCTGCTCGGCTCGGGCTTCTGGCTGACGTACGAGATGTCGAAGACGGGGACGCCGCAGCGCCGCGACACCGTCGCCGCGCGCCGGCGCAAGGCGTAAGCTCCCCCAAACCCCACCCGCGTGGCGCATCCGCGCCGATCGACCCCGGACGGACCCCATGCCCACCTTCACCTACGACGAGCAGATCGCATCCCAGCCCGCCGCCGTGCGGGACGCGCTCGGCAGCATCGCCGCCCCCGCCCTCGACCCCGCGCGGCCGGTCGTCTTCACCGGCATCGGCACCTCGCTGCACGCCTGCCGCATCGCCGCGCGGTGGACGGCCGCGCTCACCGACGGCGCCATCCGCCCGCACGCGGTCGAAGCGCACGAGCTGGCCGGGCAGGCGCCGCTGCGCGCCGACGATCAGGTGGTCGTGGTCAGCCACCGCGGCAGCAAGCGCTTCCCCAACGCGGTGCTCCAGCGGGCGCGCGACGTGGGCGCGCGCACGGTCGCGGTCACGGGCGACGGCCCGCACGAACCCGACGCGGACACCGTGCTGCGCACTTGCGCGGGCGAGCGCGCGGCCACCCACACCGTCTCCTACCTGACGGCGCTGGCGGCGCTGGGGCGGCTGGTCGCCGGGCTGCTGGGCGAGGCGGCGGCGCGGCCGCTGACGGCGGCGCTCGCCGCCGTGCCCGAGCATCTCCAGCAGGCGGTGGACGCCCCCGCGCCCGTCGCGGCCGCCGAGCAGCTGGCGGCGCGATCGCCGCTCGTGATGGCGGGCTTCGGCCTGGACGCCGTGACGGCCGGCGAAGCGGCGCTCAAGATCAAGGAAGGCGCCTACCTGTGGGCCGAGGGCATGTCCGTGGAAGCGGCGCTGCACGGCCCGGCCGCGGTGTACCAGGAGCCGGCGGCCATGGTGACGATCGCGCCCGCGGGTGACGACGGTGGGCGCATCGGCCAGCTTCAGCAGCTCGGCCGCGACCTGGGGCTGCCGGTCGTCACCTGTGCCAGCGAACCGGAGGCCGACCTCTGGTTCCCGGAAGCCCCCGCGATGGTGCAGCCCATGCTGTCCATCGTGCCGCTGCAACGCCTCGTCGCCGAACTGGCGCGCCTTCGGGGCACCAACCCGGACACGATCCGCACCGACGAAGAGCCCTGGGCCTCGGCGATGAAGCGCGTCAGGCTGTAGGCCGTCCATGCACGCCACGGCGCGGGAGACGGCGATGCGGCTGGTGATCGGGAACAAGAATTATTCCTCGTGGTCGCTGCGGGCGTGGCTGGCGCTGGTGCAGACCGGCCTGCCCTTCGACGAGGTCGTCATCCCGCTGGACCGCGCGGACACGGCGGCGGCGATCCGCGCGTATTCGCCGGCCGGCAAGGTGCCCGTGCTGCTGGACGGCGGGCTGACGGTCTGGGACAGCCTCGCCATCGGGGAATACCTGGCCGAGCAGGCGCCGGCCGCCGGGCTGTGGCCCGCCGACCCCGAGGCCCGCGCGGTCGCGCGCGCTGTGGCGGCGGAAATGCACAGCGGTTTCGCCGCCCTGCGCCGCGAGATGCCCATGGACGTGCGCACGCGCGCGCCCAAGACGCCGGACGCGGCCGTGCGGGCGGACATCGACCGCATCGTCGCGATCTGGGACGATTGCCGCGCCCGCTTCGGCGCGGGCGGGCCCTTCCTCTTCGGGCCCTTCACCCTGGCCGACGCCGCGTATGCGCCCGTGGCCTCGCGCTTCGTCACCTACGAGGTGGCGCTGCCGGCGACCGCGCGCGCCTATGTGGATGCCGTGATGGCGCATCCGCCCATGCGCGACTGGGTCGCGGCCGCCGCCGAGGAACCCTGGGTCATCGACGATCCGTGATCACCAGCCGAGCGACCCGACGCACCCACCATGCCGCTGCTGCCCGCTTGGGAGCTGCTGGCTCCCTTCCTCGTCGCCGCGCTGGCGCTCAACCTGACGCCGGGCGCGGACATGACCTACACCATCGCGCGCACGGCCGCGCAGGGGCGCGCCGCCGGCTTCGCCTCGGCCGCGGGCATCCTCGCCGGCGTCGGGCTGCACACCGTGGCCGCCGCCGCGGGGCTGTCGGCGCTGCTGCGCGCCTCGCCCGAGGCTTTCATCGCCGTGAAGTGGGCCGGCGCGGCGTATCTGTTCTACCTGGCCGCGCGCATGCTGCTGTCGAAACCGGACACGGGCGGCCCCGCCATGGCAGACGCGCGGCTGCGCCGCGTGTTCGGGCAGGCCGTGGTGGTCAACGTGCTGAATCCCAAGGTGGCGCTGTTCGTGCTGGCGTTCCTGCCGCAGTTCATCGCCCCGGACGCCGCCTACCCGGCGGCGCAAATCCTGGTGCTGGGCACGATCTTCAACCTGGGCGGCTTCGCCGTGAACGCGGCCGTGGCGGCGCTGGTGGGCGCCGGCGCCGCGCGGCTGCGCACCAGCCAGCGCTTCGCCACCTGGATGACGCGGCTGTCCGGCACCGTCCTGGCGGGGCTCGCCGTCCGGCTCGTGCTGGTCGAGCGGTAGCGACCCCGAACCGTGGGCCGGGCGCGGATCGGCGCCGCCAAACATAAAACGGCCGGACGGCATCACGCCGCCCGGCCGCGTGTCTCCCCGGCATGGGGCGCCATGCCAGTGCCTGTCAGCCCCGTCGGGGTCAGCTCTTGAAGGCGGTGGACATCGCCTCGGTGAGCGGGTTGATGAGATATTCAAGCATCGTCCGCTCGCCGGTCTTGATAAAGACCTGGGCGGGCATCCCGGCCTGAAGCTTCTTGCCGCCGAGCTTTTCCAGCTCCTCCGACCCGATCTTCACGCGCGCCTTGTAGAAGGACTTGTTGTTTTCCTCCCGCACGATGCGGTCGGCGGAAACCGTCTTCACCTTGCCGAAAAGAACCGGGGTGGTGCGCATGTCGAAGGCGCTCAGGCGGACCTCGGCCTTCTGGCCTTCCTTGACCTGGTCGATGTCGCGCGGCTTGACCTCCGCCTCGACGATCAGCTCGTCGTCCGTCGGGATGATCTGCATGATCTTCTGGCCGGGCCGCACCACCGCACTGTCCTCGGTGTGGATCTTCATGTTCTGCACCACGCCGGCCTGGGGCGCGCTGATCGTGGTCCGGGCCAACTTTTCGTTCGCCATGACCAGCTGCTTGCGCAACTCGGTGACGCGGTCCTCGACCTTGCGCAGCTCGCTGACGACCTTTTCCTGAAACTCCTGGCGCACCTGTTCGATCTGCAACTCGGCCTTGCTGATCTGCGCCTGGGCGCGCGCGATCGAGGCCTGGTCGGCGCCGATGTCCCCTTCAAGCTGGGCGAGCTGACGCTCGCGCTGGAGCACACGCGTTTTCGGGAAGAGCCCCTGCTCGTGCAGCTTGCGCAGGCTCTTGAGTTCGTTGGTGAGGATATCGGTCTGGCGCCGCTTGCTGGCCAGCTGCGCCCGCACGCCGCCGATTTCCTGTTCCAGCCGCTGGATCTTCTGCTTCTGGATCGCGACCTGCCCCTCGCGCGTGCGCTGGCGCTCGGCGAAGCTGCTGCGCTCACCCGCCATGATCGCGCGGACCTGGGGCTGATCGCGGCGGCGCGTCAGCTCCTCGGGAAAGTCGATCGACGCCTTGCCGTCGCGTTCCGCGAGCAGGCGCGCCCGGCGGGCCAGCGCCGAGTCCAGCTTGGCACGCACGGATTCCACCTGGGCCTTGGCCTCGGTGCCGTCGAGCTGGACAAGCACCTCGCCGCGCTTCACGGCGTCGCCGTTCTGGACGAGGATGTTCTTGATGACGCCGCCGTCCAGGTGCTGGACCGTCTTGCGGTTGCTTTCCACCACGACCGTCCCCGGCGCCACGGAGGCGCTGTCCAGCGGTGCCATCGCCGCCCAGGTGCCGAAGCCCGCGAACGCCACCATGATGATGGCGATGCCGATGAGGACGGCCTTGTTCGGCCCGCTCGGCTGATAGGGGCGGTCGTCGCGCTCCTGGCTGTCGCCGGCGCTGGGGAGCTGAACGACGTTGGGCTGTTCCTCGGAGGACATGGTTCAGGCTACCTCGAAAACGGGGATCACCGGGAAAACGGCGTCACGGTGGTGGCCTTGCCGGTGCGCTGCTCGCCGGAGGCGGCCTGCGACTCGTCGCCGTCCTCGCCGCCGGACTGGCCCTGCTCACCGTCGCCGCCCTGGTCGCTCGCCTGGGCGGGCTCACCGGCGGGAGCCTGGCCGCTCTGGCCCCCGGAAACCTGCTGCTGGCGGTTGCCGCCGCTGACCGCGGCGGGGCGCGTGTACTTCTGCAGGACTTCCTGGCGCGGACCAAAGGCCTGGACCTGCCCGTTGTCCAGGGCGAGCACCTTGTCCGCCGTGCCGAGCAGCGGCGGCCGGTGGGTGATCATGATGACGCTGACGCCCTCTTTCTTGATCTCGGCCAGGGCGTTGAGCAGCGCCTTCTCGCCCGCGGTGTCCAGGTTGGCGTTGGGCTCGTCCAGCAGCACCACGCGCACGTCGTTGTAGAGCGCGCGCGCCAGGCCGACGCGCTGGCGCTGCCCGCCGGACAGGCTCTGCCCGCTGGCGCCGATCTCGGTGTCGTAGCCGTCGGGCAGGCGCAGGATCATTTCGTGCGCGCCGGCCCGCTTGGCCGCGCGCACCACCTCGTCCGGGTCGACCTCGCGGAAGCGGGCGATGTTCTCGGCGACCGTGCCCTCGAACAGCTCAACGTCCTGCGGCAGGTAGCCCAGATAGGGGCCGAGCTGCGTCTTGTCCCAGTCGTGGATGTCCGCGCCGTCCAGCCGGATGCTGCCGGAAGCGACGGGCCAGATGCCCATGAGCGCGCGCGCCAGCGAGGACTTGCCGGCGCCCGACGGGCCGATCACGCCCAGCGTCTCGCCCGGATCGATCTTGAAGCGCACCCCGCGCAGCACCGGCGTGCGCGTGCCCGGCGGCACGACCACGGCGTTCTCCGCGCTGACCTCGCCCTTGGGGGCGGGCAGCGGCATGGGGTCGCGGTCGTCCTCCTGGTTGAGCAACACGTCGTTCAGGCGGTTGAAGGCGCTGCGCGCCTTGATGAAACCGCGCCACTGCCCGACCGCGCTCTCCACGGGCGCGAGCGCGCGGCCCATGAGGATGGAAGCGGCGATCATCGTGCCGGGCGTGATCTCGCGCTGAAGCGCCAGAAAGGCGCCGGTGCCGAGCACGCCGACCTGGAGCATCATGCGCACCGCCTTGGACGTGGCGAGGATCGCGCCCGCCCGGTCGCTGGCGAGCGATTGGCGCGAGAGAACGTCCGCGTGCTTCTTGCGCCAGCGCTGCAGGATGCCGGGCATCATGCCCATCGCCTGCACGGCCTCGGCGTTGCGCAGGCTGGTGGTGACGAAGCCGTCCGCGGACACCGATTCCTTGGACGCCTCGGCCAGCGGTTTGCGCGTGGCGAACTCGTTCGACAGCGCGAGCGCGAAAATAATGACCGCGCCGATCGTGGCCGCGAAGCCGAGCAGCGGGTGGAACATGTAGATCACCGCCAGGAAGACCGGCACCCACGGCGCGTCGCAGAACGCGATCAGGCCCTGGCCGGTCAGGAACTCGCGCACGCTGTCCAGATCGCGCAGCGCCTGGGAGTTGCCGCCCCCACCCTTCATCACGCTGCGCGCGAACACGGCCTTGAAGACGTCGGCGTTGAGCTTTTCGTCCAGCTTCCAGCCGATGCGCACCAGCACGCGCGAGCGCACCAGCTCCAGCAGGCCGAACACCACCAGCAGGCCGCCGGCGATGATGGTCAGCATGATGAGCGTGGTCTCGTTGCGGCTGGACAGCACCCGGTCGTAGACCTGGAGCATGTACATCGGCGCGACCAGCATCAGCAGGTTGATGAAGAAGCTGAACACGATGGTCGCGCTGAACGGCCCGCTCAGGGAGCGGAAAGCGCCCGCGAGCTTGCGGGAGCGCTGCTGCTGTTGGTTGGCCTTGGCTCGTTTCACTGTCGCCGCTCGCCGAATCCCAGGATGCGGTTGGCGTACGGGGCGGACTCGTCCCCGGCGCGACGGCGCACACCGGTATCTCCCATACGCCAGCCGCGCACAGGACTGTGTATACGCCTTCGGGTGCCGGCAGCAAACCGCGGACCGCCACAACGCCCCACGGTTGCACGCAGCGCGCGAAACCGTCGGCGACCCGGTCCGGTGAACACAGGGCCAGCAACGGGAACGCGGGCGCGCTTGACCGGCTATTGAGTAACTGTCTAACAGGGATGCGGTTCACGGCCAAGCGGCGATTCGCACCGCCGCGGGGCCGCACATCCAATCTGGCTTGGATTGCCCAGGGGGCGCCCGGCTTGCCAGGCCGGGGCGGCCTCGTCAGAGTGCCGGCGTCCGGTTGACCGTCGGCCAGCCGCTTCCGTCCGCGTTCGGAGGTCCGAGACGTGCACATGCGACCCGCCCACTTTGCGCTGGCGCTCGGCGCCATCGCCGCCGCCGCGCCGACGGCCGCCGCAGCCGAGAGCATCCAGGACGCCCTGGGCCAGACCTACCGCACCAATCCGGACATTCAGGCGGCGCGCGCGCGTGTGCGCCAGACGAACGAGCGGGTGCCGCAGGCCTACGGCAACTGGAAGCCCAGCGTGTCCGTCAGCGCCTCCACGGGGATCGAGAACCAGGAGGAGGATCAGGTCAGT from Limimonas halophila carries:
- a CDS encoding DMT family transporter gives rise to the protein MKIVILLALVTLAEATIGVFVKLTAGAIPIQTLNFYALAFAALFLRVGLPPATGLPVRFPWNNLRDTVIVGALIAAQISVFNFAMTRAPIANVVVFWSVAPFFVFIFSALFLGERPRRVHILIFLLALAGIYVAKPLEGGHMVGNLVALADGAVYAAMVVYLRSEGKTETSNDILWFMTAAAIFLSPALAIFGPGDVTRLLAYDALPVDLPVMLWAACLGVISTGVAYLCISIVLRRINANVYSLVDIIVSPIVAAILGYLVFGEVPASSVVLGGALLLGSGFWLTYEMSKTGTPQRRDTVAARRRKA
- a CDS encoding SIS domain-containing protein, which produces MPTFTYDEQIASQPAAVRDALGSIAAPALDPARPVVFTGIGTSLHACRIAARWTAALTDGAIRPHAVEAHELAGQAPLRADDQVVVVSHRGSKRFPNAVLQRARDVGARTVAVTGDGPHEPDADTVLRTCAGERAATHTVSYLTALAALGRLVAGLLGEAAARPLTAALAAVPEHLQQAVDAPAPVAAAEQLAARSPLVMAGFGLDAVTAGEAALKIKEGAYLWAEGMSVEAALHGPAAVYQEPAAMVTIAPAGDDGGRIGQLQQLGRDLGLPVVTCASEPEADLWFPEAPAMVQPMLSIVPLQRLVAELARLRGTNPDTIRTDEEPWASAMKRVRL
- a CDS encoding glutathione S-transferase family protein, translated to MRLVIGNKNYSSWSLRAWLALVQTGLPFDEVVIPLDRADTAAAIRAYSPAGKVPVLLDGGLTVWDSLAIGEYLAEQAPAAGLWPADPEARAVARAVAAEMHSGFAALRREMPMDVRTRAPKTPDAAVRADIDRIVAIWDDCRARFGAGGPFLFGPFTLADAAYAPVASRFVTYEVALPATARAYVDAVMAHPPMRDWVAAAAEEPWVIDDP
- a CDS encoding LysE family translocator, whose product is MPLLPAWELLAPFLVAALALNLTPGADMTYTIARTAAQGRAAGFASAAGILAGVGLHTVAAAAGLSALLRASPEAFIAVKWAGAAYLFYLAARMLLSKPDTGGPAMADARLRRVFGQAVVVNVLNPKVALFVLAFLPQFIAPDAAYPAAQILVLGTIFNLGGFAVNAAVAALVGAGAARLRTSQRFATWMTRLSGTVLAGLAVRLVLVER
- a CDS encoding HlyD family type I secretion periplasmic adaptor subunit, coding for MSSEEQPNVVQLPSAGDSQERDDRPYQPSGPNKAVLIGIAIIMVAFAGFGTWAAMAPLDSASVAPGTVVVESNRKTVQHLDGGVIKNILVQNGDAVKRGEVLVQLDGTEAKAQVESVRAKLDSALARRARLLAERDGKASIDFPEELTRRRDQPQVRAIMAGERSSFAERQRTREGQVAIQKQKIQRLEQEIGGVRAQLASKRRQTDILTNELKSLRKLHEQGLFPKTRVLQRERQLAQLEGDIGADQASIARAQAQISKAELQIEQVRQEFQEKVVSELRKVEDRVTELRKQLVMANEKLARTTISAPQAGVVQNMKIHTEDSAVVRPGQKIMQIIPTDDELIVEAEVKPRDIDQVKEGQKAEVRLSAFDMRTTPVLFGKVKTVSADRIVREENNKSFYKARVKIGSEELEKLGGKKLQAGMPAQVFIKTGERTMLEYLINPLTEAMSTAFKS
- a CDS encoding type I secretion system permease/ATPase, which translates into the protein MKRAKANQQQQRSRKLAGAFRSLSGPFSATIVFSFFINLLMLVAPMYMLQVYDRVLSSRNETTLIMLTIIAGGLLVVFGLLELVRSRVLVRIGWKLDEKLNADVFKAVFARSVMKGGGGNSQALRDLDSVREFLTGQGLIAFCDAPWVPVFLAVIYMFHPLLGFAATIGAVIIFALALSNEFATRKPLAEASKESVSADGFVTTSLRNAEAVQAMGMMPGILQRWRKKHADVLSRQSLASDRAGAILATSKAVRMMLQVGVLGTGAFLALQREITPGTMIAASILMGRALAPVESAVGQWRGFIKARSAFNRLNDVLLNQEDDRDPMPLPAPKGEVSAENAVVVPPGTRTPVLRGVRFKIDPGETLGVIGPSGAGKSSLARALMGIWPVASGSIRLDGADIHDWDKTQLGPYLGYLPQDVELFEGTVAENIARFREVDPDEVVRAAKRAGAHEMILRLPDGYDTEIGASGQSLSGGQRQRVGLARALYNDVRVVLLDEPNANLDTAGEKALLNALAEIKKEGVSVIMITHRPPLLGTADKVLALDNGQVQAFGPRQEVLQKYTRPAAVSGGNRQQQVSGGQSGQAPAGEPAQASDQGGDGEQGQSGGEDGDESQAASGEQRTGKATTVTPFSR